In Phragmites australis chromosome 16, lpPhrAust1.1, whole genome shotgun sequence, one DNA window encodes the following:
- the LOC133896206 gene encoding uncharacterized protein LOC133896206 isoform X2, which yields MRLAATKPSCFLAKHQQQQHQPIPTRWARVAAAAAEPCSCTQAKKSRGNRAWRIAVASSDAEAEGEDDPEAGQLASTRTRRAGRRARLSARRRESVRLPDGVSGDGIGAFLRHPAGVESLLNTGALQSFAPAGSGAAAGTFTCTLRRIGLLGFEVSPVLDLRVNPTGTDCTVEMLSCRFEGSESIEQQNELFSAFMRNHITWGDNGEGPCLDFDVNLEVTLEADARLTGQACSNAGGADAERLPFLGSTGA from the exons ATGAGGCTCGCGGCAACCAAGCCTTCCTGCTTCCTTGCcaagcaccagcagcagcagcaccagccGATCCCCACACGGTGGGCACGagttgcagcagcagctgctgagCCATGCAGCTGCACGCAAGCCAAGAAGAGCCGTGGCAACCGGGCATGGAGAATTGCAGTGGCAAGCAGCGACGCCGAGGCTGAAGGCGAGGACGATCCCGAGGCGGGCCAGCTCGCGTCAACAAGGACGAGGCGAGCAGGAAGGCGGGCCCGGCTGTCGGCGAGGCGACGGGAGAGCGTCCGACTGCCGGACGGGGTCTCCGGCGACGGCATCGGCGCGTTCCTGCGGCACCCCGCCGGGGTGGAGTCCCTCCTCAACACCGGCGCGCTGCAGAGCTTCGCGCCGGCAGGGTCCGGCGCCGCGGCCGGCACGTTCACTTGCACGCTGCGCCGCATCGGGCTCCTGGGGTTCGAGGTCTCGCCGGTGCTCGACCTCCGCGTCAACCCGACGGGCACCGACTGCACAGTCGAGATGCTGTCATGCAGG TTTGAGGGTTCAGAGTCAATTGAGCAGCAGAATGAACTCTTTTCAG CATTTATGAGGAACCATATAACATGGGGCGACAATGGCGAGGGGCCATGCTTAGACTTCGATGTCAATTTGGAGGTCACTCTGGAG GCTGATGCAAGGCTTACTGGACAGGCTTGTTCCAATGCTGGGGGAGCAGATGCTGAGAGACTACCATTCCTGGGTTCAACAGGAGCCTGA
- the LOC133896206 gene encoding uncharacterized protein LOC133896206 isoform X1, with protein MRLAATKPSCFLAKHQQQQHQPIPTRWARVAAAAAEPCSCTQAKKSRGNRAWRIAVASSDAEAEGEDDPEAGQLASTRTRRAGRRARLSARRRESVRLPDGVSGDGIGAFLRHPAGVESLLNTGALQSFAPAGSGAAAGTFTCTLRRIGLLGFEVSPVLDLRVNPTGTDCTVEMLSCRFEGSESIEQQNELFSAFMRNHITWGDNGEGPCLDFDVNLEVTLEVCTKPFSLLPLSAVEKPGNLLMQGLLDRLVPMLGEQMLRDYHSWVQQEPEASS; from the exons ATGAGGCTCGCGGCAACCAAGCCTTCCTGCTTCCTTGCcaagcaccagcagcagcagcaccagccGATCCCCACACGGTGGGCACGagttgcagcagcagctgctgagCCATGCAGCTGCACGCAAGCCAAGAAGAGCCGTGGCAACCGGGCATGGAGAATTGCAGTGGCAAGCAGCGACGCCGAGGCTGAAGGCGAGGACGATCCCGAGGCGGGCCAGCTCGCGTCAACAAGGACGAGGCGAGCAGGAAGGCGGGCCCGGCTGTCGGCGAGGCGACGGGAGAGCGTCCGACTGCCGGACGGGGTCTCCGGCGACGGCATCGGCGCGTTCCTGCGGCACCCCGCCGGGGTGGAGTCCCTCCTCAACACCGGCGCGCTGCAGAGCTTCGCGCCGGCAGGGTCCGGCGCCGCGGCCGGCACGTTCACTTGCACGCTGCGCCGCATCGGGCTCCTGGGGTTCGAGGTCTCGCCGGTGCTCGACCTCCGCGTCAACCCGACGGGCACCGACTGCACAGTCGAGATGCTGTCATGCAGG TTTGAGGGTTCAGAGTCAATTGAGCAGCAGAATGAACTCTTTTCAG CATTTATGAGGAACCATATAACATGGGGCGACAATGGCGAGGGGCCATGCTTAGACTTCGATGTCAATTTGGAGGTCACTCTGGAG GTCTGCACCAAGCCATTCAGCTTGCTTCCATTGTCTGCGGTGGAGAAACCAGGCAACTT GCTGATGCAAGGCTTACTGGACAGGCTTGTTCCAATGCTGGGGGAGCAGATGCTGAGAGACTACCATTCCTGGGTTCAACAGGAGCCTGAAGCTTCTTCATGA